In Isoptericola variabilis 225, the genomic window CGGGCGGCAGGGCCCTCGTCGTCGGGCTCTCGCTCGGGGGCTACCTCGCGATCGAGCACCGCGCGCGGTACCCGCACGAGTCCGCGGGGCTCGTCGCGGCGTCGTGCTCGACGTCGCCGGCGTCGCGGCTGCGCGCCGCCTGGCTGCTGCTCGCGCGGTGGATCGAGAGCTGGCCCGACAGCGGCGAGCGCCTCAACGACGCCTTCGTGGCCCGCATGCTCACGGCCGAGGCCGCCCGCGACGCCGGTGCGGGCGGGTTCGCGCTCGACGTCATGTCCGCCGTCCTTCAGGAGGTCGGGCTCACGGACCCGCGGACCGCGCTCGCCGCGGCCGGCAGCCCGGTGTGGATCGTCAACGGGCGCTACGACCACTTCCGCGGTCACGAGCGGTCGATGCTGCGCGCGGCCCGCTCGAGCGGCGCCGAGGCGCACCTCGTCGTCGTGCCGCACGCACGGCACCTCGTGAGCCTGGACGCCCCGGTCGCGTTCAACCGGGTCCTGCTCGAGGCCGCCGACGCCGTCACGCGCCGCGAGGCCGCCCGGGCCGCGGGCGTGCCCGAGGGGCGTCAGCCGAGCAGCAGGTCCCACGCCCTCGCGCCGCCGACGAGCGCGGCCGAGTTCGGGACGATCACCACGTCGTCGCCGAGCCGGTCGAGGGCCGACGCCGTGATGCGCCGCGAGTTGCCGCCGCCGATGTAGAGGCGGTCCCACCAGAAGACGGGGCGCAGCCCGTCGACGACCGCCACGACGCGCCGCGACCACAGCGCGTCGCCCAGGCGCCGCCGCTCGGGCTCGCCGACGTACTGGTCGTACGTCGTGGCGCGGCGCACCGGCGCGTGCGACCACTCGAGGTGCGGTGCGAGGCGGCCGCCGTCGAACAGGGCCGACCCGAGCCCCGTGCCGAGCGTGAGCACGAGCTCGACGCCCGAGCCGGCGATCACGCCCGCACCGTGCACCTCCGCGTCGTTGAGGACGAGCGCCGGGAGGCCGAGCCGCGCCGACACGGCGGCGCGGACGTCGAAGCTCGCCCACGCCTCGACGAGCTCGGGCAGCACGCGCGAGCGCGGGCCCGAGCGCGTGACGTAGTGGGGGGTGCGCACGACGACGCCGTGACGGACCATGCCGGGCATGCCGACCGTGACGCGGGAGGCGGCCGGCAGCGTC contains:
- a CDS encoding ROK family protein; the encoded protein is MPETTPTLTLAVDCGGGGIKANVLDDAGTAHAAPVRVPTPYPLPPGLLVETIAEIAATLPAASRVTVGMPGMVRHGVVVRTPHYVTRSGPRSRVLPELVEAWASFDVRAAVSARLGLPALVLNDAEVHGAGVIAGSGVELVLTLGTGLGSALFDGGRLAPHLEWSHAPVRRATTYDQYVGEPERRRLGDALWSRRVVAVVDGLRPVFWWDRLYIGGGNSRRITASALDRLGDDVVIVPNSAALVGGARAWDLLLG